A genomic region of Microlunatus sagamiharensis contains the following coding sequences:
- the pyrF gene encoding orotidine-5'-phosphate decarboxylase produces the protein MQGLERCARGMVEALGDQVAVLKPQSAFFEAYGSAGVAVLERVLADCAAAGALSLLDVKRGDIGSTMDAYAAAYLGEGSPLAADAVTLSPYLGFGSLDGAVELARRHGRGVYVLALTSNPEGPQVQHALTAGGDGAGSTVGQTVVDEAARRNAGAEPLGDVGVVVGATIGRTGTRFEHLNGSVLAPGLGAQGGTAADLAEVFGAALPLVLPTTSRDVMRAGPDPVRLRRAARAVVESVAGLR, from the coding sequence GTGCAGGGCCTCGAGCGCTGCGCGCGCGGCATGGTCGAGGCGCTCGGCGACCAGGTGGCCGTGCTCAAGCCGCAGTCGGCCTTCTTCGAGGCGTACGGCTCGGCCGGGGTCGCCGTCCTGGAGCGGGTCCTCGCCGACTGCGCCGCCGCCGGTGCGCTCTCGCTGCTCGACGTCAAGCGCGGCGACATCGGCTCGACCATGGACGCGTACGCCGCCGCCTACCTGGGCGAGGGCTCGCCGCTGGCCGCCGACGCGGTCACGCTGAGCCCCTACCTGGGGTTCGGGTCGCTGGACGGCGCGGTCGAGCTGGCCCGGCGCCACGGGCGCGGCGTCTACGTGCTCGCCCTCACCAGCAACCCGGAGGGGCCGCAGGTGCAGCACGCCCTCACCGCGGGCGGTGACGGCGCGGGGAGCACGGTCGGCCAGACGGTCGTCGACGAGGCCGCCCGGCGCAACGCCGGGGCCGAGCCGCTCGGCGACGTCGGCGTCGTCGTCGGCGCGACGATCGGGCGCACCGGGACGCGCTTCGAGCACCTGAACGGCTCGGTGCTCGCGCCCGGCCTCGGTGCCCAGGGCGGGACGGCGGCCGACCTGGCCGAGGTGTTCGGCGCGGCGCTGCCGCTGGTCCTGCCGACGACGAGCCGCGACGTCATGCGGGCCGGGCCCGACCCCGTACGGCTCAGGCGGGCCGCACGGGCGGTCGTGGAGTCGGTCGCCGGGCTGAGATAG
- the rpoZ gene encoding DNA-directed RNA polymerase subunit omega — MAQNASQTAAAEGITNPPIDELLTQSDSKYRLVLFAAKRARQINAYYSQLGEGLLDHVGPLVETAVQEKPLSIALRELNEGKLTAIDIDPDAEAETTAEPDPFASA, encoded by the coding sequence GTGGCTCAGAACGCTTCCCAGACCGCTGCCGCCGAAGGCATCACGAACCCGCCGATCGACGAGCTGCTGACGCAGTCCGACAGCAAGTACCGCCTCGTGCTGTTCGCGGCCAAGCGCGCCCGCCAGATCAACGCGTACTACTCCCAGCTCGGCGAGGGCCTCCTGGACCACGTCGGCCCGCTGGTCGAGACCGCCGTGCAGGAGAAGCCGCTCTCCATCGCGCTGCGCGAGCTCAACGAGGGCAAGCTCACCGCGATCGACATCGACCCGGACGCCGAGGCCGAGACGACCGCCGAGC
- a CDS encoding quinone-dependent dihydroorotate dehydrogenase — protein MAPDLRLDLRPDAAYARLLRPLLFRSYGGDPERVHSATLRALAALDAQPAALAALRLLTRGPRRPVEALGLTFPGVVGLAAGMDKDGLAPHAWAAMGFGHVELGTVTATAQPGNPRPRLFRLPASGGLVNRMGFNNAGAAALAARLDAAGVRRGSPAPGVPVGISLGKTKTTPLEEAAGDYLASFAAVAPHADYVAVNVSSPNTPGLRSLQDGATLRALVAALVAAARAQDPARPVPVLVKVAPDLTPEALEDVLDVCTGAGAAGLVATNTTLARDGLAETDAWRAGEAGGLSGAPLAVRAREVVAFLAARTDLPVIGVGGITSADDGQALLDAGARLLQVYTGFVYGGPALLRAVDARAAAPRRSVATSRGERAA, from the coding sequence GTGGCGCCCGACCTGCGGCTCGACCTGCGCCCGGACGCCGCGTACGCGCGGCTGCTGCGCCCGCTGCTGTTCCGCTCCTACGGCGGCGACCCGGAGCGGGTGCACTCGGCCACGCTGCGGGCGCTGGCGGCGCTCGACGCGCAGCCGGCAGCGCTCGCGGCGCTGCGGCTGCTGACCCGCGGCCCGCGTCGCCCGGTGGAGGCCCTCGGGCTGACGTTCCCCGGGGTGGTGGGCTTGGCCGCGGGGATGGACAAGGACGGCCTCGCTCCGCACGCCTGGGCGGCGATGGGCTTCGGCCACGTCGAGCTGGGCACCGTGACGGCCACCGCGCAGCCGGGCAACCCGCGCCCGCGGCTCTTCCGGCTGCCCGCCAGCGGCGGGCTGGTCAACCGGATGGGCTTCAACAACGCCGGGGCCGCGGCGCTCGCCGCCCGGCTCGACGCGGCGGGCGTCCGGCGTGGCTCGCCCGCCCCGGGCGTCCCCGTCGGCATCTCCCTGGGCAAGACGAAGACGACGCCGCTGGAGGAGGCGGCCGGCGACTACCTGGCGTCCTTCGCGGCGGTCGCTCCGCACGCCGACTACGTCGCCGTGAACGTCTCCAGCCCCAACACCCCCGGGCTGCGGAGCCTGCAGGACGGCGCGACGCTGCGCGCGCTCGTCGCGGCGCTCGTGGCCGCGGCGCGGGCGCAGGACCCGGCCCGCCCGGTGCCGGTGCTGGTCAAGGTCGCGCCCGACCTCACGCCCGAGGCGCTCGAGGACGTCCTCGACGTCTGCACGGGTGCCGGGGCGGCGGGGCTCGTCGCCACCAACACGACGCTGGCCCGCGACGGGCTCGCCGAGACCGACGCGTGGCGGGCGGGGGAGGCCGGCGGCCTGTCCGGCGCGCCGCTCGCCGTGCGCGCCCGCGAGGTCGTCGCGTTCCTCGCCGCGCGCACCGACCTGCCGGTCATCGGGGTCGGGGGCATCACCAGCGCCGACGACGGCCAGGCCCTGCTCGACGCGGGCGCCCGGCTGCTGCAGGTCTACACCGGCTTCGTCTACGGCGGTCCGGCCCTGCTGCGGGCGGTCGACGCCCGTGCGGCGGCGCCGAGGCGGTCCGTCGCGACGTCACGAGGGGAGCGGGCAGCATGA
- the gmk gene encoding guanylate kinase: protein MTSRLTVLSGPTAVGKGTVTTALAATHPDVFVSVSATTRPPRPGEVDGQHYLFVSEAEFDELVSSGLLLEWAVVHGVHRYGTPRAPVVAATESGRPALLEIDLQGARQVRTSWPEARFVFLAPPSFDELQRRLVGRGTETPAQRERRLQTAHAELEAASEFDAVVVNVSVEQAVADLVALMGL from the coding sequence GTGACGAGCCGCCTCACCGTCCTGTCGGGGCCGACCGCCGTCGGCAAGGGGACGGTCACCACCGCCCTCGCGGCGACGCACCCGGACGTCTTCGTCTCCGTCTCGGCCACCACGCGCCCACCGCGGCCCGGGGAGGTCGACGGCCAGCACTACCTCTTCGTCTCCGAGGCGGAGTTCGACGAGCTCGTCTCCTCGGGGCTGCTGCTGGAGTGGGCGGTGGTGCACGGCGTGCACCGCTACGGCACGCCCCGCGCCCCCGTCGTCGCCGCGACCGAGTCCGGACGCCCCGCGCTGCTGGAGATCGACCTGCAGGGCGCCCGGCAGGTGCGGACGTCCTGGCCCGAGGCGCGCTTCGTCTTCCTGGCCCCGCCGAGCTTCGACGAGCTGCAGCGCCGGCTCGTCGGCCGGGGGACCGAGACCCCGGCCCAGCGCGAGCGCCGGCTGCAGACCGCGCACGCCGAGCTGGAGGCGGCGTCCGAGTTCGACGCGGTGGTGGTCAACGTCAGTGTCGAGCAGGCGGTCGCGGACTTGGTAGCCTTGATGGGTCTGTGA
- the mihF gene encoding integration host factor, actinobacterial type: protein MSIPPLSDEQRQQARHAATEARRRRAEVKQALRTGERSLAEVLEAAEHDDVVAHTKVVDVLKSLPRVGAVRAGKVMERLEIAPNRRLRGLGKHQTAALVAEFARSVDET, encoded by the coding sequence GTGAGCATCCCCCCGTTGAGCGACGAGCAGCGCCAGCAGGCGCGGCACGCGGCCACCGAGGCCCGCCGCCGACGCGCCGAGGTCAAGCAGGCTCTGCGGACGGGTGAGCGGAGCCTCGCCGAGGTGCTCGAGGCCGCGGAGCACGACGACGTCGTGGCCCACACCAAGGTCGTCGACGTGCTGAAGTCCCTGCCGCGCGTCGGCGCTGTGCGCGCCGGCAAGGTCATGGAGCGCCTCGAGATCGCGCCGAACCGCCGCCTGCGCGGCCTGGGCAAGCACCAGACGGCGGCGCTGGTGGCCGAGTTCGCCCGGTCCGTCGACGAGACCTGA